tggtATGTGCATGGTAAAGGAATGCTATTGTCAATGAATAAATGTGTAttacttaatatattttaatttaaacaataCTGTTTGTATTCTCTTTATAAAAAAGAAAGCCTGACTGCTTTGTTCCCTAAAGACCTGGACAGCTTGCTATCGTGTGAAAATGAATTCCTAAGTTCATCAGCAGATTTTATGTGAGAACGTAAGCTCAACAGTgacaacacaacaacaaaactgaAAGCACAGGAGTAATCAGCAACAAAATGACTTCAATAGAATATGATACACCTTCTGGAGTGACTGTATCATATTCATGACAAATTCAGATCATTTTACTGACCATTTGTGTCACTATTTGCTTTTTATgcattaaattacaaaaaaacagtgtcatattacatttataatataCATCTGAAATAATTTGAAGCAACAGCATAACAGTGACATcattaaaaagcaaaaatatttacccctggtttcacagacagtgCTTAAAGCAAATTGTGTCTCTAAGTCTTAATGAGCTTAAAATAATAGAACAGGTCACATATCATgagtttagatgcaaaaccctctaagtgcaaatggatgttttcttgtaaattagctcTGCCAACAAAActatatttctgaatggccttgGGCCGGGACTAAGCAGAATTGAAGGGAAAGTATGTTATAAACATATAGTACATGCCAAGAGCAtgtggttaatatcattatctgagctcttcatatgttCACAGtatgtgtcattaatgcatttgtcTGTTTTGTGACCCAGTTAAAGACCAGATCAATCGCTATGATCGTTTCTTTAAATCCATATTCCATTTCTATGAATTAAGCagatttgttttataattttaagaGTGGAGAAACATGACTACAATAttgttaaaaccataataaaTATTGCCCTCTGCTGGACTGCCGTAAATGCAGTTTGGGACTAATGCACCCATTCCATCATTCTAAAAGGATGGAAGTGATTTATCTCAGGAAAATTTAACTCAAACACATTGCAATATTCTTAACATATGCATTTCTTTGGGCCACAGACTTTTACAAGCGCTTTCAAATGTGGATcgtttaaaaatctaataatcCTAAAATATGCAGTAATGCTGAAGGGTTACAAACAATATAAATGACTTTAGTCCTCCAGGATCATGAATATCTATCTTATTTGTGTGGTTACGTAATGTGAGGTCTCACAATCAATATGTTTAAGCAGGGAAAGATAAGCCTGTTAGTGTCTTACACTGTCAGACAAATGGTCCCAAGCAGTCATTGGGGCACAACTCTTTAAAAATATCCTAATATGAACCATTTaggtaaataaatgtatacatttggtattaATACGTATGCACtcaggtactaatatgtacctctgatgtactaatatatgaaatatttagGTGCAGAAGTGTACATCCAAATTGACAGCTAGTGACCATTTGTTAACCCCTTGCTGTATAAAGGCTATTGATATGTATAATTTTGGCACAATTATGTACCTCTAAGCttttaatatgcactctttgctaccaatatgtacctctgaggtactaatttgacctctttaggtgcaaaaagtgtactttttgtgAGTGTAGGCCCCAGTGACCATTTTTGCCCGGTCCCTTGCTCATTGTGGGTCACTTTTTAAAGCACTCTATGACTAAATATGACCCCGTCCTAATCCCACAAGCAGACGCAAAACTGAATTATGCAATGAGTATCATGGCTGGCTAGACATTTATCTTTCCCTTGACACATCACATCTTAACCTTGAGTCGTTATATAAAACCATTATTTGATTTCATAAGCAGCAGGGAATAAATCAAAGGAAAGGGACAAAGTTATTCCAGATACCCTATAACTTCTGATAAAGCCATAGATAAGATAACATAAGCATGCAATCCGTCCCATAAACCCCAGTGATAGGAGAAACCTCAGTGTGTAAAAATTAATAGCAGAAGACAAAGTCAGGTCCAGGCTGTTAAACCAGAATTAACACCATCGGGCATTCAGCAAGATTATTCAATCTAAACCGTACCTGTGAGTTAAGTGGAATAGTCATGTTATTAGAACTGAGTCTTTGGCTGCTTGTAATACCCGCCGCTCTCTCGGCTCCAGCTAAAGAACAATGCACCACAGGCAAAAACAAACTGCTGTTAATCTCGTTTGACGGCTTCAGGTGGGACTATGACAGAGATGTGGACACTCCATATCTGGACAGAATGGCTGAGGAAGGAGTCAAGGCGACATACATCACTCCACCTTACGTGACCATGACCAGTCCTTCACACTTTACACTGTTAACTGGTAAGAAACAAAGAAGAGAAATTCAAAATCACTTTGCaattctgtttgttttaaagtaaaaacaatctcacacttttgagaaaattgtcaaaaatgttTCCATGCTGTCACTGCGGCAGTACCATTTTAAAACGCCTTATACATATCATTTAGATACagatatgaatacattttgtacCAATACTGTatgtaagtaaaagtaaagtaaagtatacgttttgaaagggtaccgtcccagtgacagctagggaccaatTTTGTCAATTTGTCTGACAGTGCACAGTACACCTGCATGTTTAAGAGCAGATAATGTTTTTCTTACAGTTCAATAACATCTATTGCATCCAAAACTCCATATATTTATAGTGTGTTAGCACTGCCACAGTACCAGTGAATGTTACTTAGTGTTTTAGGCAGAAAATGTGTTTCAAAAATGAATAGCAATAAGATTTTTATGAGAATTCATGTGCTTTAATTTGGAAAAAAGTCCCAGCACTTCGCTTTCCACATTTGCACCTTATCCTGTCCTCAAGTgacaatatataatatataaaaataatagctgtgcccacaaaaaaatattttgacacTTAAGCCACACTTAATTATGTATGAATGTCAAAATCTCAACTCAAGTGGCATTTACTCCAAATACAGCACATGCACACTCCAAGCAAAACATTTCAAGAGAAATTCAAATGTTAGGTTTGAAATTACAGAATAAAAAGACTGCTGAGTTGTTttagtttcattttatgtaaagtCAATACATTGCATTTCATAAAAatgtgcttaaaaggttcttcagagtgaaccatttttggttcctcaagaAACCATTCAATCAAAGGTTCTTAGAATAATCATTTCTTTCATACCTTTTTATAATCTCAGGAACCTTTAATCACTGCAAAGAAGcgtttgtgaaacagaaaggttcttcagaggtaaaggttctttaaagaaccatttagccaaaaatggttcttctacgACAGGGGTGTCCAAACTCACTCGTAATGGGCCGGTGCcttgcagagtttagctaaaaccTGCCTGACATTTTTGAGTCTACCTAGTAAtagtgcattcacaccagacacaaAAGAGGCGGCAATCGTGAGTGATTTACattttaagtcaatgcaaaaatgCAAATAGGCATCATGCTGCGCAGCACGTAAAACTTTGTTTATACTACAACACGTCCGCACGGCAAAAATGACATCAACGCAGAGTGGGCGGTTGGGTGCGCGAGACCCCATTTTGGGTGGAGGTGTGCACGGTAACTTTTGTAACGGCGCGTGGCTCCGCATCCAAAATTGACCGAACTTGAGCCGATTTTTTATCTCTTTGACCACTCCatgcaaaataatgcatataCTATTTATATGACACTCAAAGTAAAGTATGGAAACTTTgcagtttaaaacaaaaattctTTTTGATTTGGTTCAGAATTTTTGGCTTATTTTGTATTGAATGAACCACTGGATGAGGAATAATACAAACCTTAAGATGTCTGTACAGTTTGTTTAGTAAAACGTTAATGAAATGATCTTGttcaataaaaacatatttaagagattgttgttttattcatgttctcatatttatatatcaagctCTGATGTTAGAAGCAGGATTGTTCCACCAGACGACAACTTTTATCCtcttctttgtgtttgtttttgactcGATTGCTCGCGTCGCCCCCTGGTGGTTCAATAATAGTGCAACAGTGAGCGTGTCATCTATGGCCCTGttccaaatggcacactccggacttgtggtcctcctaaGATGACATCAtatagtccagactttagggacccttgatgcgagtccacatgggtgcaccggagtcgtattttgggacaaacTCAAGtgtcacaccggaaataggaagagaagttgcccgtcagtgtgaactcctcccttccatcGTCCGATtactctttcgcaaggacttttGGGTTGATAAAGTgtgcgaagcctgctgcagtgcgggcttcgccgaAGACcacatcaagggggcaaagggggcgctgatgagcacacttcgaagcataaaaatgacagataggATACCCTACTtagactcgtagactaagcgagcacgcgcattttaaagccacgagaCCGCAAATCCACATAAAGTGCGCtttttgggacagggcctataAACGCCTCGTCCGTTTGTTGAGACCACGTGCGATCAGCAGAGGCTCGCGTTGCGGACCAAAGTGCgagtataaacaaagctgaAGGTGCgaaattgagcgttgccacgTGTCCATGCAAATTGAGAGTTGCCATGTgatcaaacttaaaaaatattacatttggcGGATTTTCATGCCGTAGCAGTGACGTGATTAAATGAAGTGAGTggaggcagaaaaacaaaacaacaatggaggacaattATCGTCACTACACGAGACATCTTCGCACTTTAacaggaattaaaaggatcttgtttgGAAGAGTGAGGAGGTTgaacaatctggtaagtttactcaatttgagctatataaACCCCGCCCATGACGCAAATCTCCGCGtgatgtctcgaatgactagaatttcaagCGCAGCTTTCACGCTTGAGTGAAATGCatgaactcaaaatgttcaagcgtccaactacatGCGTTTTGCCACCTCTTCCACATCTGGTGTGAACGTAcagtaagaccttgattagctggatcaggtgtgtttgattatagttggagcaaaactctgcagagacacctgccctccaggagcaggattcTATGACATTGTGAAGCACCTTAATATTTAGAAGTGTATGATATAAAGATGGTGGATAAAGATCGGCATTCCCATTTCCCTCCTCCATCTTCAGGCTTGGCAAGCAGAATACTCACCAAACTATGCAATGACAtgaaaaatatgtttgtttttttgttgaaGGAAGGTACATTGAGAACCATGGTGTGATTCATAACAATTGGTTCAACATAACCACACAGGAAAAGGAACAGTACTACATGACACAGTTTAAGAATGAGTACTGGGATAATGGCAGTCTGCCTATTTGGATTACAGCTCAAAGACAGGTACATCTCAAACCAAAGGCAAAAGAAGAAAGTTGAACAATGAATGTGCAGAGTTGACATTGATAGTCTTTCTGATTAAGCAGAAATCATTTATTTTCTACTTTTTAATTTTCACTGTCATTACATAAGTTACAAGCAATGCTTTAACGTACAAGTATAATGGTTTAGTTTTATACATTAAACTGTATTGCTTTGCTATACAAATATACAACTGATACCACAGCACAACAATATATCTTCAACATCATGTTAAATGCACATTATATTATATCTGTGACTTTCATAGGGTCTAAAAACAGGATCCCATTACTTTCCTGGCACTGCTGCTTCCTACCAAAACGAAACAGTTCAAGAACAAAAAGTGGAAGTAAGATTTTATGACCACACCAATGAAACAGTATGGAGGGAGAATGTGGATACAGTAATTGGGAAATGGTTTAAAGAGAAAGACTTAGACCTTGTCACGTTGTATTTTGGTGACCCAGATGAGACGGGGCACAAGCACGGGCCTGATTCACCTGAGAGGCGAGAGgctgtcaaaaaagttgacCGGACAGTGGGCTACATAAGGGAAACTGTAAATAAACATGGACTTAGTAATAAACTGAATATTATCATCACTGCTGACCATGGAATGAGCACAGTGTTTAAAGGAGAAAACGTAAACGAAATCATTCTCAGTAAAATCCCAGGCTTCTCTTTGTTGGATCTGAAATTCCACATGGTAGACTATGGAGCCTCTGGGATAGTGTTGCCCAAAGACGGGAGGCATGACAAGGTTTACAAAGCTTTGAAAGGAGGTCATCCAAACCTTCACGTTTACACGAAGGAGGACATGCCTGCACGACTGCATTACGCCAACCATCCACGCATTCTACCCATAATTCTCTATGCAGACCCAGGATATGTCATTAATGGGGTATGGACTTATTGCTAAACTACTTACTGTATAGGCCGACAGTATGTAACACTGTGGACTGGATAATAGGtcattttaatgaatatatatatggAAAACACTGTTACATTTAATCACTTCTAACGTTCTGTGTTTTATCTTCTAGTTCTTCCCATTCCAGACCAATTTAGGAGAACATGGCTATGACAATGAGGTCATGGACATGAAGGCTTTCTTCAGGGCAGTAGGACCAGATTTCCACAAAAACTTGTTGGTTGGACCATTTGAGTCTGTAAACGTGTACGCTCTTATGTGCCACCTACTGGGCATTACACCAGAAGTCAATGACGGGTCACTGGATGTCACCCGACACATGCTGATCTCCAATGGAGTGCCATGTGGATCCAAAGGTAAGAACTAAAtaatgctgtattttttaattatgaatgtttaaatcaaaacaaaccaaccgcagttgaattgatattaatttctgaaaaaaaaaaaaacggagtcatatcgttttgcaacgaaactcttcatatatatgcTATCTTGAGGGGAAGAAAAACGCATCAGAACCCATGTTGTAGTGTTTATTTTAATTGGGTGACAAAcgctgcgtttccattaaaagacttttgtgaaaatagaaaataatggTAACGTTTTGCGCAATGTGTTTAATGGAAACCCAGCTGGTGTGTTCGGCCTCATACGGCGCCGTGCAGACCTACATGCGGATTGCATAAAAATACAGCGAGAGCCCCTCGAAAGCATACAGAGCAGTCGACTCCGGCCCTGTCACAAATGGCGCACTTTATATGGACCTTCAGTCTCGTGGTCCGTaaggtgtcccatctgtcatttttacgttccgaagtgtgctcatcagcaccCCCTTTGCATCCTTAAAGCGGTCTTTGGCAAAGCCCGCACTGCAGGCTCCACGCACTTTACCTACccaagtccttgcgaaagagtcCTTGCAAAagagtccttgcgaaagagcaatcagactaCGGATGTGAAGAAAACTTATTTTCCTATTTCGAATCTGTCAaatctgtcccaaaatacgactccggtgcaccctcgTGGACTCATGTCAAGtgtccctaaagtctgcactaAACTCTGAGGAATGGCtaggttatttttgacccataatgggtaaatattggacagaacacatgctgggttaaaaattaccccatgctgggctgttatgcaaccatgaggcataggggctgtttacacttggtattaagatgtgttttcatcgatcggatcacaagtggacgagagagacacattgcgtttacaccttgtatttaaatccgtctcttttgtccactttcgaccgcatctgtcctgaatactgtgagggggtggtctgtgagacggtgggcgagtctctctgctgtcattcaaacgcgagtgggagtaattatgagtttatatggacgcaaacttatattatgtcggagcccgctgcttgtttagcaagtatacatgctgcacagtgttttgtacgtttatttgttggagctttctgtgaattttcagcgcaattgatgaaataggatcgcgcaactttcacgctttcaaaacgaaactacggagaacacccggcagtagttttatcaatgaaaggctaaaaatagcgctgttcaccgtatgttcacggcagaagtcaaaaaagacgtaaaattagtgtttaatacctcagattagataaatgggcggagagaaggcggtcgcatgtggctgttcgaacgcattcaaccacattgcgttccgcaactccaaagcgatccgatcgaaagtggtttcgactacctctgaatgtggttgaaagtggtcgaaagtggacgcgttcaaaacgttttgaacaccgtttacacctggcattaacgtcgtccacttgtgatccgatcgacgaaaacgcatgttaatgccaagtgtaaacagcctcataaTGACCCAGCAGTTGgattaaacaacccagcattgggtcaattttaaccaaGTGGTGtcttctgtccaatatttacccattatcggtcaaaaataacccggccatttttagagtgcacaaGTCCGgcgtgtgccatttgggacagggcctccctctcactttattttgatgtcatggggttgtcggttcttgtgacgccacatgaagtcaaacCACACTGTCTCTGTCTGGTCCTCCAATCAAACATACCGctccatatttaaagaatgatcatgtgacttttacACGTCAggtttccattgcagttttgcaatatatatttatttattgaattgCCGGAAAAAACACATTACCCAACCTTAAAAACTTTTTGCTATATATGGGAGTTTATGCAAAATTGTCATGTTTCCATTGTGCACATTTTTAATCtaaataagttttctttctgTGCTAGTCTAGAATTTGCATTATCTAGTGATGAATAAAACAGTATTTGGTTTTGGGCATGTAGGCTACATAAAGAACAAAGCAAGCAGCAcatttatacatatataaatgcATTATACATATATTATATTGAATTGTATTGCTAAACATTGGTCATTGCAATTACAATACCAAAAAATCAACAACTTATATGTTTGTCATAATCATACAGCCCTACTCATACAAACAGCCAAAAAACATTATGTTCCATAGTTGTGATCCTTGTCAGATAAATGATAAACAATATGTTGATAGTATCAAACATAATCTCTGTGTTGATAATCAGATGTGATCTCTTGATAAGATATCTTATATCTAATGACTTTATGCACTTTCAAAGCTTGCAAATTATAGTAGTGGTAACAAACAACGCTAT
The Paramisgurnus dabryanus chromosome 1, PD_genome_1.1, whole genome shotgun sequence genome window above contains:
- the LOC135744493 gene encoding ectonucleotide pyrophosphatase/phosphodiesterase family member 7-like isoform X1 gives rise to the protein MLLELSLWLLVIPAALSAPAKEQCTTGKNKLLLISFDGFRWDYDRDVDTPYLDRMAEEGVKATYITPPYVTMTSPSHFTLLTGRYIENHGVIHNNWFNITTQEKEQYYMTQFKNEYWDNGSLPIWITAQRQGLKTGSHYFPGTAASYQNETVQEQKVEVRFYDHTNETVWRENVDTVIGKWFKEKDLDLVTLYFGDPDETGHKHGPDSPERREAVKKVDRTVGYIRETVNKHGLSNKLNIIITADHGMSTVFKGENVNEIILSKIPGFSLLDLKFHMVDYGASGIVLPKDGRHDKVYKALKGGHPNLHVYTKEDMPARLHYANHPRILPIILYADPGYVINGFFPFQTNLGEHGYDNEVMDMKAFFRAVGPDFHKNLLVGPFESVNVYALMCHLLGITPEVNDGSLDVTRHMLISNGVPCGSKDTSESSLKNVMVGLGAVAGFLVVVFVIVTSNNVYKRNKKNQSRSEDIKNENEDIKQTTF
- the LOC135744493 gene encoding ectonucleotide pyrophosphatase/phosphodiesterase family member 7-like isoform X2; translation: MLLELSLWLLVIPAALSAPAKEQCTTGKNKLLLISFDGFRWDYDRDVDTPYLDRMAEEGVKATYITPPYVTMTSPSHFTLLTGRYIENHGVIHNNWFNITTQEKEQYYMTQFKNEYWDNGSLPIWITAQRQGLKTGSHYFPGTAASYQNETVQEQKVEVRFYDHTNETVWRENVDTVIGKWFKEKDLDLVTLYFGDPDETGHKHGPDSPERREAVKKVDRTVGYIRETVNKHGLSNKLNIIITADHGMSTVFKGENVNEIILSKIPGFSLLDLKFHMVDYGASGIVLPKDGRHDKVYKALKGGHPNLHVYTKEDMPARLHYANHPRILPIILYADPGYVINGFFPFQTNLGEHGYDNEVMDMKAFFRAVGPDFHKNLLVGPFESVNVYALMCHLLGITPEVNDGSLDVTRHMLISNGVPCGSKDTSESSLKNVMVGLGAVAGFLVVVFVIVTSNNVYKRNKKNQRSEDIKNENEDIKQTTF